The DNA sequence TGAAAGttgatatatacatattatgCAGGAGGATTAGAATGGGGCTGCTCTAGGTAGAAGTGTTTTGGTGTGGATCCTAATATAAATTTGAAAGTATGCTTAGGCAGCAGCTGTGGTTGATAGTCTGGCCATCTTTTAGAAGTGAAGGTGCTGCAGTGCTGTTGTTTTGGCTTACTCTTGATTGCTGCTTGGTTATAGATGATGGGTTTCATATTGTAATTTGATATTTTTCGGTTCATAATAATTGCTATAGATGGTACTAGCTTTGGTGTGCAATacacaccatttttttttaaaatgaaatattcttttgcgacggcaaagtatccgTCGCAACCAATTCaccccatttttttttaaaaatgaaatatctttttgcgacggcaaagtaccCGTCGCAAATAGTTTAGCCATTGCGACGGCAACAGTTTTCCGTCACAAATAATTTTTGCAACGGcattttaccgtcgcaaatagattttgtgacgccacctattgcaacgccagcatttccgtcgcaaaaggcttaattttccgtcgcgaaaagttttttccgtcgcaaaagcccaatttgccgtcgcaaaataaGCGTCGCAAAAGCAATTCTTTTTAGTAGTGCATGGAGCACGTTTTACAAATAGGTTAAAATGCTcactaagatgactacttgattgggaagggatatgcccacgcgtttccataacaagtttcggattctatcgcggttcatgttggacaggatcttcattggaagcccttaaagagttaagggaaactgctgaacactagaaatccgagtttgagatgaaggatttgggagaacacgattatgtctcgatttggaacttgagcatcatgttgatagatgcttaggcattttgacaaggtcaaaacttcaagcacccccataatcgtccgtagtcttgatcctgaaaaagaTCCTCTTCATCCGAAGGATGATGGCAAAGATGTGCTCGAGGcgtacaataggcacattattgtacttagctaaatgcacaagaccggacatctcgtttgcaatgaacttgttagctagatatagtttTGCGCCAACGAGACGCCATTAGATTAATgggaaagatatctttcagtacttgagatgtacgattgatatgggcatgttctatccctatagaaagatggtggattcggacccatcacacaccaggaacgcctcCAACACTAgtctgcgtcctctatccccatcccaaaacaacgtGTTTTAGaaagttttgctgatattgggtatctctctgacccacacaaaggtcgtttccaaactggttaagtgttcacaaTGAGAAAATACTGTggtatcttggaggtctacagaacagaccttagtcactatatcttcgaaccatgcagagattattgctcttcacgaagtggttcgtgaatatatatatggattggatccatagttatgcatgctcgaacaattgtggtttgaagtctaccttAGATGAGCCTacacaaatgaagcaaggctacatcaaaagcgaccacaccaagtataatcagctacaacagactctcctcaagatcaaagtgaactaggttcaatctgaggatagtgtagcaggcttgctcactaagtcattgcctaaattccactttcgagaaatatgttggtagcatcatttgctgaagttatccgaactcccatgaccgttgtcatcagggggagatgtttacatgtatggtctcgaaaggtgatgggtgtgttgtgctctttttccccttcgaccgaggttatttttgtcctactaggtttttgttactcggcaaggtttttagagaggcaatgagagaagcaccacgtttgggcaacacaagggggagtgttaaagtaaaaccctaatttgtgtttggcccaaactctaggttacttgacctagtggtaataaggtttaattagaagaatctagagattatctttccttgtatgattcagactctatgcattataattctctatataaataggcccctattatcaatgagaacacacagcaattttctctcaatttctgatttcctaaaacaatATTAAATTAGTTGGTGAAACCTGTTGTATAGGTCAACAGATTATCCACTTATAATTTGATATGTGtactttgtaaaaaaaaaaatgactaatACTAAATACTCATTAATTGTTTTATATGTaaattgttcaaaaacttgtaaactaACCTGTTGACCATCATACCATCTGATAATGGGCTACGGTTTCTCTCCTCTCATCAATTTATGAATGCAATCTCTTTATGGATAGAGAACATGTATTACTTGGTGACTAATCGAGGATATGGTATTTATAGGCAACAAGACTAAGCCCCTCCCATAAAGGAGACTTTTAGAACTAAATACTTTAAGCCACATTTATTTCACAAATCATGTTCACTTCGCTTTTTAATAACCAAGTAAATCGGTATTCCCTAATCGATTTGGTCATGACAAAGAGGGATTCTTAGATCAATAAGTAATCCCAATTCCATATATTACTTGTTGTTCTACATTAAGTTGCCAGCATCTGATTATCCAAATAATTCTTACATGCAGTTACATATAACAACAGATATATAGAAGAATAATGCTGCTGCCTCCAATATCCAGAGATTTAGACTGTACTGAAATGCAACAAAAAGTGGTGGACTTCAATGGTAAAAAGGTAATAATTAACTGTCCTCACCACGCCAATTACATCATCCTCTAAACATGTGTACTTTCAGTACAAGGTCATTCACCTTCATGAGCTCAAATATGCAAACATCTCCTACACTTAAATGATTTTCCTTCACAAATACATGCCAGCCGTGATTAATTTTAGCTGTACGATGGATTTCAGACAGATTCAAACAAGCAGACCAAAATCTATCTCCAACCTGAAGCTTGAGGAACTGCCGCCCGTGTTTCGTGAAACTCATGATAAATCGAAGCGGTATATTCTACAACAAAGGAATATATAGTGCTGAATTCAAAAAATACAacatgcatgtatatatatatatatatatatatatatatatatatatatatatattgatgattCTTCACTGAAAAAGGAGTTCAATTAATATTATTACCAGAGTATAATTATGGATATAATGGGGCTGCATGGCTATCATGATGGAAGGATTTTCAGATTTGAAAGCCTTGGCTCTCTCAAGAGCTTTGGACGAGCCTCCCCCATCTTTTTTCCTAGAAAAATCATCTTCTTTCCCTATAAACACGTCAATAGGATATCATGCTTGCATGAACAGTAGAAGAACCATAATTTCGATAATAAAAACCTAGCCATACTCGAAGCAAACATCAATCGAAGTACCTTTCATTTTGGCTTCACTAGTTGGACCAAGTGTTCTCTTTCTTCTGGAAGGCCTAGCAGATGGTGATGGAGATTTGTCTCTTGTTTTAGAGCAGGGGGTAAAATCATTTAAGATTTCAATGGAGTTATCATCTTCAACATAAGAGTC is a window from the Rosa chinensis cultivar Old Blush chromosome 2, RchiOBHm-V2, whole genome shotgun sequence genome containing:
- the LOC112183766 gene encoding B3 domain-containing transcription factor VRN1, which codes for MSAFRSTFSATTPRFFKVIVDETSSIKLKIPPKFVKKYGDYLSKSVRLKLPSGCQWEVEVTESDSEAWFEKGWQEFFKFYSLDSGHFLLFTYQGNSMFEVCIFDRTATETEYPIIIDDSYVEDDNSIEILNDFTPCSKTRDKSPSPSARPSRRKRTLGPTSEAKMKGKEDDFSRKKDGGGSSKALERAKAFKSENPSIMIAMQPHYIHNYTLNIPLRFIMSFTKHGRQFLKLQVGDRFWSACLNLSEIHRTAKINHGWHVFVKENHLSVGDVCIFELMKVNDLVLKVHMFRG